The DNA segment CCTGCAACGGATCAGGGTGACAAAATGGGCCTCTCATTCTGAGCGTAGCGAAGAATCTTATTCGCTGATTTCGGTAAGAAAGCACTAGGGCCGCGTGAACGGGCACTGGACTACTTCAGAAATCCCAGATGATACTCAGCGGCTACCAGGGAAAGCGAAATGCCCACGGTGATAGCGGTCACCACCGCCCCAACCTTCAAAAACTCCACGAAGTTGAGGCGAATACCTTCCTTGGAGGCTCCCTCAGCAACTATGATGTTGGCTACTGACCCGATGATGGTCAGGTTTCCGCCTAATGTGGCACCGGCGGCCAGGGCCACCCAGAGCAGGTGCCCCGGCACGTTTTGTATTACAGGCATCACCAGCATGGTCAGCGGTACATTGCTGGTCAACTGTGAGGCAGTGACGCTGAAGGCCGAAAGGGAGGCCACGCCGGTCATGTCGGGAGTGATAGAGATCCTGTCCAGAAACGAATCGAAGATTCCAGCATGGTTAGCCCCGCCAATGACAACAAACAGACCAACAAAGAAGACCAGCAACAGCCAGTCCACACCCTTTATTACCTCCGATGGACTCATCTGCCCTGCCACCAGCGCTACTGCCGCACTGCCCAGAGCTATCACAGGTAGAGACAGATCGAAGGAGGAGCTGAGGAAGAAGAGGATGACCGTCACTGCCAATACTGGGGTGACCCGCTTTATGACCTTGAGGTCATAGCCGAGGCCTTCTACCCTCGGATCATCGGCATAATTGACAGGCCTCTCAAATTCCTTGCGGTAGAAAAGATATATGACAGCTATCAAGGCGCCAGTGGAGAGTAACGCCACGGGAGAGAGATAGAGGAAGAAACGGGTGAAGGAGATGCCGGAATTGATTCCGATGAGCATGTTCTGTGGGTTGCCGATGATGGTAGCCGTGCTGCCCACGTTGGAAGCCATGGCTTCTGCTATGAGGTAGGGGATGGGGTTGACCCGCATCATGCGGCAGGCCCTGATCACCACTGGCGTGAACAGCAGGACGACCACGTCATTTATCAGAAAAGCACTGCAAACCGCCGTGGCCACGACTACCACCAGGAGCAGCCTCTTGGGCGTTTGTGCCACGACTAAGGATTTGACGGCCAGTAAGGCGAAGAAGCCTGCCCTGTTCAAGGCGCTGATGACCACCATCATGCCCAGGAGCAGGGCAATGGTGTTGAAGTCGATGGCTGCAATAGCTTCGTTGAAAGACAGCACCCCCGCCAGCACCATCAGTACGGCTCCGATAAAGGCTGCTGAGGGGCGGTCGATGTTGACCTTGGGGATCCTGGCAAAGGCTATGCCGATGTAGGTCAGGGCGATGATTATCGCGGCAGCTACCATATGATAGCAACACGTCCTGACAGCGAATTATAGCACAGAAGAGGCTGGGGGACATCCCTTCCCTTTTGGCAAGAAAGGAAGGACTCTCCCTAAGTAAGGACGAACAAGTTAATCAACGATCCACTCACTTCCAAGGGTTTTCAAATTTTGGTGCAAATAATATAATATCGACGAAAGCGGAAAACAGCGGAGGTACATGGCTGTGACTGGCCGGATGCTTCCCCTCTCTGCGATCGCAATTAAGTCCACTAGCGTGCCACCACGTTTATGCTTCTTTTTCCTGGCTATCCCTTTGCAAATGCTGGCGGAGTCTCTCTACCTGGTTTTTGGCCGCAATGGGAATCTATTCATCGTCTGTTTGTGCTTGAGCCTCTGGCTTGTCTGGTTTGGTTGCCTCTTTCTAATGGCGTTCCCAGTGGTTGATCATTTGCTGCGTTCACGGCGTAGGATACTGCACTTGGTGACGGTAGTGGTAGTAGTTCTCCTGGCTCTGCTGGGCGTTGCGGAGATAGTCGGTCTTCACTTGCTGGAATCGGGTTCTGTTGGTAGCCCCAAAATCGCCAGTGAGGTTACCAACGCGATGAGCTACAATGATGGCACGGCCCTCACCCATCAGGCCAGCGAGATGTTGCTCCAGGGGGAAAACCCTTATACCAAGTCCAGCATCGTAACCGCTCTCGAGGATTTGGAACTCCCCCTCACGGTCACCCCTCTGAAGCAGGGCGAGTTTGCCGAGGTCTTTCCCTATCCTACGGAGGACCAGGTGGCTGAGGTCTTCAATGATGCCAAGAGTTCCGGGAACCCTCAACCTTTAGAGTTTGAATCCAAAGTGAGCTATCCGGCTGGCTCATTCCTCTTTCACACCCCTTTTGTGGCGCTCGGTTTCGATGACCTCAGGATTTTCTACCTGCTCTGTGCTTTAGCTGCGGCAGCCGTGATTTTCTGGAAGGCTCCGCCCAGGTTCAGACCCCTGGTGGTCTTCGCCTTTCTCGTTAATCTAATCTTGTGGAACCTGATCACTAGTGGAGCTACCGATACCCTCTATGTGCTGTTTGTTCTCCTGGGTTGGATATTGCGGCGACGCTTATGGCTCTCTGCCCTCTTCATGGGCTTAGCTGCCAGCACCAAGCAGTTAGCCTGGCTCTACATTTTGTTCTATCTCATTCTGATAATTCGTGAAACAGGCTGGAAACCCATGCTTAAGTCTATGGGCGCGATGGTGCTTGTCTTCTCAGCGATTAATCTGCCTTTCATTTTCAGCGCCCCTCATCAGTGGTTGGATGGAGTGTTGGCCCCCGTTCTTGATCCTATGTTTCCTCGGGGGGTAGGGATTGTGGGCTTTTCTATTGCTGGTATCCTGCCGCCGAACGCGTTAGTGTTCACCATTGTGGAACTGGCAGTTCTCATGGCGGCAGCGGCCTGGTATTACTGTAGCGGCTACAGATATCCGCAGGTGGGCTTACTTTTGGCAGCTCTGCCCCTATTCTTCGCCTGGCGCAGCTATTCCTGCTACTTCTACTTTGCCTCACTGCTGATCTTTGGGGCGGTGATCGTTCTGGAATATGCCAAGCCTCTGGGGCGCTCTGACCCGGTTAGGAATGACAGGGTAGCTTTTTCGTCCCATGCATGAGCGAGCCAGGATATGTCGGAGGATGATAGGTTTGTTTATCTCAGGGCACTCAGCGGTGACATCGCCCCTCCGTAGTCGGGTTTCTGCCGGATGACAAGCCTGTTGCTGAGTTAAGACGGCATATGCTGTATAATTTGCCCATTCCGAAGGGTTGTGGCGCGAGATGTTTGATATGATGTTTTGAGGGGATTGGGAGCAGAAGGCAGTAAATTACACAGGGCGCGGTTGAACTGAGAAACGATGGACATCGCCTTGAAAGGGCTGAGGAAAGAGGTGGCGTTAGATTGACCCAGAGACTGGTGACGGTATAGAATTCTCTTGTAGGGCTGTTGAAGGTGGTAGGACATGTAAGGGCGGACTGGCACGAATCCTGCGGCATCTTCGGCGTCTTCGCTCCCAACCAGGATGTGGCCAGGCTTACCTTTTTCGCCCTGTTTGCCCTTCAGCACCGGGGGCAGGAAAGCAGCGGTATTGCTACCGCTGATGGCAGCAACATCTGGCTGCATACCGGCATGGGACTGGTATCCCATGTTTTCGATGAAGGATCCTTGAGTCGGCTAACAGGAAGCATTGCCATCGGCCATAACCGTTATTCCACCACGGGGTCAAGTCAGCTTGCTAATGCTCAACCTCTAATGGTAGAAGGTCCTGCCGGCAAAATGGCTTTGGCCCACAACGGAAACATCGTCAATGCTGAGCCACTGCGTCAAGAGTTGAGCGATCAGGGGTGCCGCTTCCACACCTCGACGGACTCTGAGGTCATAGCTAACCTTATCGCTACTTCACCAGGGCGAACTTGGGCAGACAGGATCAGCCATGCCATGCATCGGCTCCAAGGGGCCTACTCCCTGGTAATCCTCACCAACGATTCTTTGATAGGCGTTCGTGACCCTCTAGGCGTACGCCCCCTTTGCCTGGGAGAGCTCAACGGCTGCTGGGCCTTGGCTTCCGAAAGTTGTGCCCTTGACCACATTGGGATCAACTTTCTCCGCGAGGTGCAGCCGGGAGAGATAGTGGTCATCAATTCCGGTGATTTCAAGAGCTGCCGTGGAGTGATGCCAGAGAGAAGCGCTCTGTGCGTTTTTGAGTATATTTACTTCGCCCGCCCAGACAGTACCATCGGCGGCCGGCTACTTTTCTGGGCCCGGGAAGCGATGGGCAGAAGGCTAGCTCGGGAGTACCCCGTGTCTGCCGACTTAGTGATTGGTGTCCCCGACTCGGCAACTGTAGCCGCAGTCAGCTATGCCAGGGAGTCGGATATACCTTTCACGGAGGGCTTGCTCAAGAACCGTTATGTCGGCCGCACTTTCATTGAACCTGACCAAAGAATCAGACAGCTAGGTGTCGGACTGAAATTCAACCCTTTGCGGCAGATATTGGATGGGAAGCGTCTGGTAGTGGTAGACGATAGCATTGTGCGCGGAACCACTACCCCCCACGTAATCCGCCTGCTGAGAAAGGCAGGAGCGAAGGAAATCCACATGCGTGTTTGCGCTCCACCTATTCGCTTCCCCTGCTTCTTCGGGGTGGATATGGCGAGGCGGTGGGAGCTCCTGGCTGCCCGCAAGAGCGTCCCCCAGATACGAGAGTTCATCGGAGCTGATTCTTTGGGCTATCTTAGCTTGGAGGGGTTGGTCGAGGCAGTGGGTTTGCCTGAGGAGAGCCTCTGCCTGGCTTGCCTCACCGGAAACTATCCCATCCCGATCCAGCTAGAGATGGACAAGTTGGCACTGGAGACCTTGGCCGCAGAGGGAGTGGGAGAGTCCCGGGTGGTGGGCAGTGCCCAGTTGCCATCCTGGCCTGAGTGAAGTGAAACGGAAGGGCCTCAGGCGGCTATTCTTGTAACTCGTTCGCATCCAGAATAGCTGGTGGAGATTGTTAATCAAGGTTTCTGCTGAGAGGGTATTTGTGTGTCGTTGTGTCTAGTCCCTCTCAAGAGGAAGGATCTGAGGAATTGTCCGAGTTCGGTGACATCGGAGGAACTGTCTTTGTCTGAATCGTCTTCAGGAAAGGGGGATTCCTAATACAAGGTGGATAAGGCAGAACGTACCTACGTTGGCGCTGGAGTGGACATCGGCGCAGCAGACAGGGCCAAGGAGCTCATCAAGAAACACGCTCGGTCTACTTTGCGTCCCGGGGTGCTCAGCGACATTGGCTTCTTTGGGGGACTGTTCGAGCTCAAGGGTTACCGTGAGCCTGTCCTTGTTTCTAGCACCGATGGGGTAGGGACGAAGCTGAAAATCTCTGCCGCACTGGGGAAGCATAATACGGTGGGCATTGATCTGGTGAACCACTGTGTTGACGACATTCTTACCTGCGGGGCTGAGCCCCTTTTCTTCTTGGACTATATTGCCATGGGCAAGCTCATTCCAGAGACAGTGGGGAGTATCGTCGAAGGAATATCTATTGCCTGCAAAGCGGCAAACTGTGCGCTTATTGGCGGTGAGACAGCAGAGATGCCAGGTCTCTATGCGGGGAACGACTATGACCTGGTAGGATTTATTGTAGGCGCGGTGGAGAAAACGGAACGGATTGATGGAAAGACAATAGAAGCTGGAGATGCTATCCTGGGACTACCCTCCAGTGGCTTACACACCAACGGCTATTCCCTGGTGCGGCAGATCTTCGGGGTTGAGCTTTCGGCCCTCAAGGCTTTCTATCCCGAACTTGGGAGAACCTTGGGAGAGGAGCTGCTTGAGCCCCACCGCTGCTACTATCCCCATCTCAAGCCGGCGCTGAGATTAGTCAAGGGACTGGCCCATATTACTGGGGGAGGGCTGCCGGGCAATGTGCCTCGCGTGTTGCCGCCTGGTGTGGCAGCGCGGTTCAACAAGGATTCTTGGCCTGTTCCCCCAATTTTCTCACTCATCCAACGGCATGGTAATGTTCCGTCTTCAGAGATGTATCGGGTTTTCAACATGGGCGTTGGTATGGTAGTATTGTGCTCACCACGGGATATTGGCGAATTCCGCAAGCTGCTGCCCGAGGCAAGGCTGATAGGCGAGGTGGTGAAACAGAAAAGTGAAGACAGGGTGATCATAGCCTGAGTCTGAAAGGAGTACTGGAATGCGAGCTATTCTAAGCGTTTCCGATAAGAAAGGATTGGTTGGCTTTGCTCAGAGACTGACGGAGTTAGGTGTAGAGATCTTCAGCACCGGGGGCACCAAGAAGACGCTGGAAGAAGCGAGAATACCGGTTCGCACCGTTTCTGACATAACCGGCTTTCCTGAAATCCTCGATGGCCGTGTGAAAACGCTGCATCCGGCAGTGCATGGCGGGATATTGGCGAGACGGAACATCGCCCAGCACATGGCTCAGCTTGCTGAAAAGGGCATACACACCATCGACCTCGTGGTGGTCAACCTCTATCCCTTTGCGCAGACCGTTGCTAAGGAAGGCGTTAGCCTCGAGGATGCGCTGGAGAATATCGACATCGGCGGGCCTACAATGATTCGAGCCGCTGCTAAGAACTTCCCTGATGTCATCGTCGTGGTCGATCCGGCTGACTACGCCTTCGTTCTTGACCAGCTACGGCAAGGCAAGGTAGTAATAGAAACAAGGCGGAAGCTGGCGCAAAAGGCCTTCCAGCACGTGGCCTGTTATGACACTGCCATCGCTCAATACTTGAGAGGTGAGGAAGAGAGCTTCCCCGAGCAGATGACCATTGCCTTGAGGAAACGGTCTGATCTAAGCTACGGAGAGAATCCGCACCAGAAGGCTGCTTTCTACACTGAGGAAAGGCCGGGGAGGTCAAGACCCAGCTTAGCATCCGCAACTCAGCTTGGAGGTAAGGAGCTTTCCTACAACAATATCCTGGATTTGGACGCCGCTCTGAATGCCGTCATCGATTTCCCGCGACCCACTATTGCCATCATCAAGCATAACAATCCATGCGGGTTATCTAGCCACGAAGACCTGGCGGAAGCCTATCGGCGAGCGCTCAGCGGAGACCCCGTGGCCGCCTTCGGAGGAGTGGTGTCGTCCAACATGATCATTGATCTGGCTGCTGCTCGAGAGATCGATAAGACCCACTTTGACGCCATCATCGCCCCCCGGTATGAGGAAGATGCCCTGGCTCTACTGAAGCGCAAGAAAGACTTGAGGATCATCGCTCTGGGGATTGATAGTCTGTCAGCACTGGGTGAGCCTGCTCTCGATGTCCGCCGCGTCAGGGGCGGTCTTCTGGTGCAGACTCCAGACCTTTTCACGGAGAAAGACTGGAATCCGCGGACAGTAACCAAGCGAGAGCCGACACCGAAAGAGAGGCAAGACCTTTTCTTTGCCTGGCGAGTGGCAAAACTGATTAAATCCAATGCCATCACTATTACCAAGGACGACGTCCTCTTGGGTATGGGGGCAGGGCAACCTAGCCGGGTAGTCAGTGTGGAGCTGGCGCTGAAAAAGGCCGGCGAGCGTGCCAAGGGTGCTGTTGTTGGCTCCGATGCTTTCTTCCCCTTTGCCGATGGAGTGGAGCTGGCAGCCAAAGGTGGTATTACCGCCATAATTCAGCCTGGTGGCTCAGTTAGGGACGGAGAGGCTATCCAGGTGGCCGACAGGTACAATATGGCCATGGTCTTCACAGGTGTGAGGCATTTCAGGCACTAGTTCTGCGTAATAGGCAAGAGCCAAGCCTTGGCAGAGCGAAGGAAAGCCGAAGGAAGGCACGAAAAAGAGGAGATAGCCGCCAAAGTGAAGGCGGCACAGCCAGCATTGTTTGATTTCTACGAAAGCTATTTCCCAACGGACTCTACTAAATCAAGCGAGAGACATGAAAGCCTTCCCAGATAGCGCTTAACATTCTCCTTGGCTCCACACAGTCGCCGATAGCAAATAGCACAGGCACCTTACCTTCCAGTTCATCACGAAGTCTGGACTCCGGCTTGAAGCCCAAGGCTAATACTACAGAGTCGGCCCTCAATTCTCTCTTGGAGTCACCAAGGCTGACAGTAACATTTTCTTTTGTCACTTCCTGTACCAGGGCATTGGTTAACACTTCCACCTTGCTCTCGTTGACCAGGTTCATAAGCCCCATCCTACTAATGGGGTTCATCTCCTCTGGTACCAATTGTGCCATCATTTCGACAACGGTTACCTTCTTGCCCTGTCTGGCCAAATAGGCAGCGGTCTCACAGCCAACGATGCCACCCCCAGCCACAACCACTCTTTCCCCCGCCTCTTTCTTGCCCAGAAGCAGGTCCACGGCGGTGAATACATTGCCGCCCCTTATCCCAGGGATTCCTGGAATCAAGGGGGTAGCACCGGTTGCGACAATCACTACCTCAGGGTTTAGCTGCTGAACCAGTTCTGGTTTGGCTTCCTTCATAAGCTCGATTTTCACCCCGACCTTCTTGACCTGGGTTGAAAGGTAGTCAATCAACCGCCTGATATCCTGCTTGAAATCAGGAACAGAGGCGGGTATCATCTTGCCACCCAATCTAGCATCCTTCTCCCAGAGAGTCACTTCATGCCCTCTTAATGCTGCTACCCTGGCTGCTTCCATTCCCCCAGGTCCACCGCCAATCACCAGTATCGATCTGGGCCTCTCTGACCGTGTTATCGCATATTCCCTTTCCATTCCGGTGGCTGGGTTTACTGTGCAGCTAACGTACTTCAGCGCATTTGTCCTGCCAAGACATCCGTCAAGGTCTCCAATGCATGGTTTTATGTCCTCCAGCCTTCCCTCTTTCACCTTCCTTGGCCATTCTGGATCGGCGAGAAACGGTCTACCCAGGGCAACGAAATCTGCTTGCCCATTCTGGAGTACTCTCTCTGCCACCTCTGGATATCCGAGCTTGCCATGGGCAATAACCGGAATTCTGACCACCTTCTTTACTGCTTCTGAAAGGTGAGCCTGAGTGGCCGGCAGTTCGTACATCGAGGGCATAACCCGGTACCATATCTCGTAGCAGCCCATATCTGTATGCAGAGCATCAACACCAGCCTTCTCCAAACGCCTGGCAATCTCTAATCCTTCTTCGATGTCGCGACCGCCCTCTATGTAATGAGCAGGCGTAAACTTATAAATGATGGGGAAATCCTTCCCAACTGCCGCTCTGGCAGCACCAATTATTTCCATAGAGAACCTGAGTCTACCGTCCAGATCGCCCCCATATTCATCGGTGCGCTTATTCCAAAGTGCAGTCTGGAATTGATCAAGGAGGTAGCCACCATAGCCGTGAACCTCTATGGCGTCGGCCCCAGCAGCTTTAGCAATCCCTGCGGCGGTCGCAAAGGCTGTTACCAGCATCTTAATCTCTTCCATAGTCAGCTCACGGGTTGTTACGCTGGGATCCCAAAAATAGGGCACTGCCGAGGCAGAGATAGGTTGAACCTCTGCAAAATTTACCCTCCCGATCCCCGGTGACAGCTGAACTGCAATCTTCGCTCCGTGATGATGCACCGCATCGCAAAGCTCACTGAGTCGCCCTAAGTGTCCGAGGCCATCAACCCGGGTTGCTGACAGTAGCCCAAGACCAGGTTCTAGGGTTGCATTGACAAGAGAACACCCAGTGATAATCAGCCCAGCACCTCCCCTGGCTCGCGCAACGTAGTAGTCTACCATCCTTCGCGAAAACCCCCCATCTAAATCTGCAATCCTTGCCGTGCCCATCGGGGCCATTACTATCCTGTTCTTGGTCACCATCTTCCCTATTTTGCCTGTCTCAAATAACTTCATCGCAAAAAACCTCCTTTCTCGGTTTGAGTGGAAAGATCTCTCACTGCACACGTTTGTAGGCACACGTACTAACGCAGCACACCGCTCCCATTCTAAAGCACCGGCACTCACTTGACAAGAGTGTCTTCTGTCCAGCACAGGGCTGTCGGATAATTGTAAGCATCTGCACGATACTTTGCAACATTAATACACATCACCAGACCACTGGTCTTGACAAATGTCTAAATCCGTGCTAACTTCTTAACGTGCGACGGTTTGCCACTAGACCTTGGGCCGATGCGATCGCATTACGGCACGGTTCTGCCGTATGTAGCTGCAGTTCGGCACGAAACTGGGTGTTCTGGGAACGTTTCAGTTGCTGCAATATCATGGTCGGAGAGGAGTATTTGTCACAAACGAGCATAATGAATGACAGTCTGATTGATGCTGTCAAAGGTTATCTCAGTGTGATCGTCGGC comes from the Chloroflexota bacterium genome and includes:
- a CDS encoding anion transporter codes for the protein MVAAAIIIALTYIGIAFARIPKVNIDRPSAAFIGAVLMVLAGVLSFNEAIAAIDFNTIALLLGMMVVISALNRAGFFALLAVKSLVVAQTPKRLLLVVVVATAVCSAFLINDVVVLLFTPVVIRACRMMRVNPIPYLIAEAMASNVGSTATIIGNPQNMLIGINSGISFTRFFLYLSPVALLSTGALIAVIYLFYRKEFERPVNYADDPRVEGLGYDLKVIKRVTPVLAVTVILFFLSSSFDLSLPVIALGSAAVALVAGQMSPSEVIKGVDWLLLVFFVGLFVVIGGANHAGIFDSFLDRISITPDMTGVASLSAFSVTASQLTSNVPLTMLVMPVIQNVPGHLLWVALAAGATLGGNLTIIGSVANIIVAEGASKEGIRLNFVEFLKVGAVVTAITVGISLSLVAAEYHLGFLK
- the purF gene encoding amidophosphoribosyltransferase, which encodes MVGHVRADWHESCGIFGVFAPNQDVARLTFFALFALQHRGQESSGIATADGSNIWLHTGMGLVSHVFDEGSLSRLTGSIAIGHNRYSTTGSSQLANAQPLMVEGPAGKMALAHNGNIVNAEPLRQELSDQGCRFHTSTDSEVIANLIATSPGRTWADRISHAMHRLQGAYSLVILTNDSLIGVRDPLGVRPLCLGELNGCWALASESCALDHIGINFLREVQPGEIVVINSGDFKSCRGVMPERSALCVFEYIYFARPDSTIGGRLLFWAREAMGRRLAREYPVSADLVIGVPDSATVAAVSYARESDIPFTEGLLKNRYVGRTFIEPDQRIRQLGVGLKFNPLRQILDGKRLVVVDDSIVRGTTTPHVIRLLRKAGAKEIHMRVCAPPIRFPCFFGVDMARRWELLAARKSVPQIREFIGADSLGYLSLEGLVEAVGLPEESLCLACLTGNYPIPIQLEMDKLALETLAAEGVGESRVVGSAQLPSWPE
- a CDS encoding phosphoribosylformylglycinamidine cyclo-ligase — translated: MDKAERTYVGAGVDIGAADRAKELIKKHARSTLRPGVLSDIGFFGGLFELKGYREPVLVSSTDGVGTKLKISAALGKHNTVGIDLVNHCVDDILTCGAEPLFFLDYIAMGKLIPETVGSIVEGISIACKAANCALIGGETAEMPGLYAGNDYDLVGFIVGAVEKTERIDGKTIEAGDAILGLPSSGLHTNGYSLVRQIFGVELSALKAFYPELGRTLGEELLEPHRCYYPHLKPALRLVKGLAHITGGGLPGNVPRVLPPGVAARFNKDSWPVPPIFSLIQRHGNVPSSEMYRVFNMGVGMVVLCSPRDIGEFRKLLPEARLIGEVVKQKSEDRVIIA
- the purH gene encoding bifunctional phosphoribosylaminoimidazolecarboxamide formyltransferase/IMP cyclohydrolase, whose translation is MRAILSVSDKKGLVGFAQRLTELGVEIFSTGGTKKTLEEARIPVRTVSDITGFPEILDGRVKTLHPAVHGGILARRNIAQHMAQLAEKGIHTIDLVVVNLYPFAQTVAKEGVSLEDALENIDIGGPTMIRAAAKNFPDVIVVVDPADYAFVLDQLRQGKVVIETRRKLAQKAFQHVACYDTAIAQYLRGEEESFPEQMTIALRKRSDLSYGENPHQKAAFYTEERPGRSRPSLASATQLGGKELSYNNILDLDAALNAVIDFPRPTIAIIKHNNPCGLSSHEDLAEAYRRALSGDPVAAFGGVVSSNMIIDLAAAREIDKTHFDAIIAPRYEEDALALLKRKKDLRIIALGIDSLSALGEPALDVRRVRGGLLVQTPDLFTEKDWNPRTVTKREPTPKERQDLFFAWRVAKLIKSNAITITKDDVLLGMGAGQPSRVVSVELALKKAGERAKGAVVGSDAFFPFADGVELAAKGGITAIIQPGGSVRDGEAIQVADRYNMAMVFTGVRHFRH
- a CDS encoding FAD-dependent oxidoreductase translates to MKLFETGKIGKMVTKNRIVMAPMGTARIADLDGGFSRRMVDYYVARARGGAGLIITGCSLVNATLEPGLGLLSATRVDGLGHLGRLSELCDAVHHHGAKIAVQLSPGIGRVNFAEVQPISASAVPYFWDPSVTTRELTMEEIKMLVTAFATAAGIAKAAGADAIEVHGYGGYLLDQFQTALWNKRTDEYGGDLDGRLRFSMEIIGAARAAVGKDFPIIYKFTPAHYIEGGRDIEEGLEIARRLEKAGVDALHTDMGCYEIWYRVMPSMYELPATQAHLSEAVKKVVRIPVIAHGKLGYPEVAERVLQNGQADFVALGRPFLADPEWPRKVKEGRLEDIKPCIGDLDGCLGRTNALKYVSCTVNPATGMEREYAITRSERPRSILVIGGGPGGMEAARVAALRGHEVTLWEKDARLGGKMIPASVPDFKQDIRRLIDYLSTQVKKVGVKIELMKEAKPELVQQLNPEVVIVATGATPLIPGIPGIRGGNVFTAVDLLLGKKEAGERVVVAGGGIVGCETAAYLARQGKKVTVVEMMAQLVPEEMNPISRMGLMNLVNESKVEVLTNALVQEVTKENVTVSLGDSKRELRADSVVLALGFKPESRLRDELEGKVPVLFAIGDCVEPRRMLSAIWEGFHVSRLI